A single Buchnera aphidicola (Hyperomyzus lactucae) DNA region contains:
- the era gene encoding GTPase Era — MNIQRKYCGHITIIGKVNVGKSTLINQIIGKKISIVSRKKNTTQKNIIGVKTQEHYQAIYTDTPGVLFEKKNDQINYKKNNCYKITNNTILIIFMIDRIFWTEHDQKIFNIIKKNNVPIVILINKIDKISNKVILLPFIDFLKKKVNPKEVIPISAKKTKNIILLNKIIKSYLPEKSHIYPKNYITTNSQFFTASEIVREQLISLLGDELPSIVKVEIVSFQKTEKKEVYCIRAIIWVENVRQKRIVIGRNGEKIKKISMISRKNIEKEFHIKTHLILWVKN, encoded by the coding sequence GTGAACATACAACGAAAATATTGTGGACATATAACTATTATTGGTAAAGTTAATGTTGGCAAATCAACTTTAATAAATCAAATAATTGGAAAAAAAATTTCTATTGTATCAAGAAAAAAAAATACAACACAAAAAAATATTATAGGTGTTAAAACACAAGAACATTATCAAGCTATTTATACAGATACACCGGGAGTATTATTTGAAAAGAAAAATGATCAAATTAACTATAAAAAAAATAACTGCTATAAAATAACAAATAATACAATATTAATTATTTTTATGATCGATCGTATTTTTTGGACTGAACATGATCAAAAAATTTTCAATATAATAAAAAAAAACAATGTTCCAATTGTTATTTTAATTAATAAAATTGATAAAATTTCTAATAAAGTCATTTTATTACCATTTATTGATTTTCTTAAAAAAAAAGTTAATCCCAAAGAAGTTATTCCTATTTCCGCAAAAAAAACTAAAAACATAATTTTGTTAAATAAGATAATTAAATCCTATTTACCTGAAAAATCTCATATATATCCTAAAAACTATATCACAACAAATTCTCAATTTTTTACAGCATCTGAGATTGTTCGCGAACAATTAATATCATTACTAGGTGATGAATTACCTTCTATAGTTAAAGTTGAAATTGTATCTTTTCAAAAAACAGAAAAAAAAGAAGTATATTGTATACGAGCAATTATTTGGGTAGAAAATGTAAGACAAAAAAGGATTGTAATTGGTCGTAATGGAGAGAAAATAAAAAAAATTAGTATGATTTCTCGAAAGAATATAGAAAAAGAATTTCACATAAAAACTCATCTTATTTTATGGGTTAAAAATTAA
- the lpcA gene encoding D-sedoheptulose 7-phosphate isomerase, producing the protein MYKKKIFSEFNAASKILHKFLKDDNQINNIQTAAILIAQSFKNGNKVISCGNGGSHCDAAHFSEELTSVYRKKRSGYPAISISDSSYISAVGNDFGYDEVFARFVQSIGSSGDVLLAISTSGNSLNIIKAIQESKKKNMKIIVLTGNDGGKIKELSDIEICIPYYGYSDRIQEMHIKIIHILILIIEIEMKKSSN; encoded by the coding sequence ATGTATAAAAAAAAAATTTTTTCTGAGTTTAATGCCGCATCAAAAATACTTCATAAATTTTTAAAAGATGATAATCAAATAAATAATATTCAAACTGCCGCTATATTAATTGCTCAATCATTTAAAAATGGTAATAAAGTTATATCATGCGGAAACGGAGGTTCACACTGTGATGCAGCACATTTTTCAGAAGAACTAACTAGTGTTTATAGAAAAAAAAGATCTGGATATCCAGCAATTTCTATATCTGATAGTAGCTATATTTCTGCAGTAGGAAATGATTTTGGATATGATGAAGTATTTGCACGTTTTGTTCAAAGTATTGGATCTTCAGGAGATGTATTATTAGCAATTTCAACTTCTGGAAATTCCTTAAATATCATTAAAGCAATACAAGAATCAAAGAAAAAAAATATGAAAATTATTGTTTTAACGGGGAATGATGGAGGAAAAATTAAAGAACTATCTGATATAGAAATTTGTATTCCTTACTATGGATATTCAGATAGAATACAAGAAATGCATATTAAAATTATTCATATATTAATATTAATTATTGAAATAGAAATGAAAAAATCAAGCAATTAA
- the gpt gene encoding xanthine phosphoribosyltransferase translates to MGEKYIVTWDMLQIYTRKLANRLLKKIHTFNGIIAVSRGGLVPSALLARELDVRHVDTVCIASYNYDCLKKNRKIIKKAEGNGEKIIVIDDLVDTGGTAKIIRNLYPKAYFVTIFAKPMGRLLVDDYIIDIPQNVWIEQPWDMSISYIAPLIQHYKIKKIS, encoded by the coding sequence ATGGGTGAGAAATACATTGTTACTTGGGATATGCTTCAAATTTATACTAGAAAATTAGCTAATCGATTACTTAAAAAAATACATACTTTCAATGGAATAATTGCTGTAAGTCGAGGTGGTCTTGTTCCATCCGCTTTATTAGCAAGAGAATTAGACGTACGACATGTTGATACAGTATGTATAGCAAGTTATAATTATGATTGCTTAAAGAAAAATAGAAAAATCATTAAAAAAGCAGAAGGTAATGGAGAAAAAATTATTGTAATAGATGATCTAGTAGATACTGGTGGTACTGCGAAAATTATTAGAAATTTATATCCAAAAGCATATTTTGTAACTATTTTTGCGAAACCTATGGGTCGTTTATTAGTAGATGATTATATTATAGACATTCCTCAAAATGTATGGATCGAACAACCATGGGATATGTCAATTTCTTATATTGCTCCTCTTATTCAACACTATAAAATCAAAAAAATATCTTAA
- a CDS encoding RnfH family protein, with protein MNIIQVTVVYALPDIQYIYEVNLRSRSTVKDAILASNLLKKIDSISLHNNRVGIHNKLVNLKSHVKDGDRIEIYRNLIIDPKERRRKKVFCF; from the coding sequence ATGAACATTATTCAAGTAACAGTTGTTTATGCTTTACCAGACATTCAATATATTTATGAAGTTAATCTTAGATCTAGATCAACAGTAAAAGATGCCATCTTAGCATCAAATTTATTAAAAAAAATAGATAGTATTTCATTACATAATAATCGTGTGGGAATTCATAATAAATTAGTGAATTTAAAATCACACGTAAAAGATGGAGACAGAATCGAAATTTATAGAAATTTAATAATAGATCCAAAAGAAAGAAGAAGAAAAAAAGTATTTTGTTTTTAG
- the acpS gene encoding holo-ACP synthase gives MPIIGIGADIIEISRIKKIFFNYGNKFAKKILSKEEWNQYVLSKNNIFFLAKKFAAKEAASKALGTGINYGITFKQLEFYNNQSGKPKLRFLKKALKKAIEIQCKSIHVSISDEKLYVYALVVLES, from the coding sequence ATGCCAATTATAGGTATAGGAGCAGATATAATAGAAATTTCACGTATTAAAAAAATTTTTTTTAATTATGGAAATAAATTTGCTAAAAAAATTTTATCTAAGGAAGAATGGAATCAATATGTTCTGAGTAAGAATAATATTTTTTTTCTTGCAAAAAAATTTGCAGCTAAAGAAGCGGCTTCTAAAGCCTTAGGAACAGGAATAAATTACGGAATAACATTTAAGCAATTAGAATTTTATAATAATCAATCAGGAAAACCAAAATTACGTTTTTTAAAAAAAGCTTTAAAAAAAGCTATAGAAATTCAATGTAAATCTATACATGTTAGTATATCTGATGAAAAATTATATGTATATGCTTTAGTTGTTTTAGAGTCTTAA
- the smpB gene encoding SsrA-binding protein SmpB → MIHKKKCHTKSSKIVVNNKAYHNYFIEEVFQSGLMLEGWEVKSIRSGKINISESYITSHLNQMYLCNSLIQPLPMSSNHIFCNPTRKRKLLLHKNEINFLSLKKKNIGYTLISLSLFWKRSWCKLEFGLAKGKNMQDKRIELRKKEWEKEKFKILKKNKLLS, encoded by the coding sequence ATGATTCATAAAAAGAAATGTCATACAAAATCATCTAAGATTGTAGTTAATAATAAAGCATATCATAATTATTTTATAGAAGAAGTGTTTCAATCTGGTCTAATGTTAGAAGGATGGGAAGTAAAATCTATTAGATCAGGTAAAATAAATATTTCAGAGAGTTATATAACTAGCCATCTTAATCAGATGTATCTTTGTAATTCTTTAATCCAACCGTTACCAATGTCTTCAAATCATATTTTTTGTAATCCAACAAGAAAAAGAAAATTATTATTACATAAAAATGAAATTAATTTTTTATCTTTAAAAAAAAAAAATATAGGATATACATTAATTTCGTTATCTTTGTTTTGGAAGAGATCTTGGTGTAAATTAGAATTTGGATTAGCCAAAGGTAAAAATATGCAAGATAAAAGAATAGAACTAAGAAAAAAAGAATGGGAAAAAGAAAAGTTCAAAATACTTAAAAAAAATAAATTATTGTCTTGA
- the mnmA gene encoding tRNA 2-thiouridine(34) synthase MnmA has translation MTIKKYKKVIVAMSGGVDSSISAWMLKKQKYKVEGLFMKNWEEDDEKGYCNSTQDLYDARNVCKKLNIYLHTINFSTEYWEQVFENFLYEHKQGNTPNPDILCNKKIKFNLFFNYALKELEADYIATGHYARIKKINRRYVLLKGIDLNKDQSYFLYTLTEVKLKKILFPIGNLIKTQVRSIAKKINLKVAEKKDSTGICFIGPKKIKKFLSLYITEKKGNIITTDGKVIGEHNGIFYYTLGQRKGLGIGGIKDKYNIPWYVIEKNLKKNTLTVAQGSFNKSLMSIGLIAKNIHWINNQVSFPISCMVKTRYRQKDIMSNIECINNKYIKIIFDQPVRAVTPGQSVVFYLSEKCIGGGIIKSRLPLL, from the coding sequence ATGACAATAAAAAAATATAAAAAAGTAATTGTTGCTATGTCTGGAGGTGTAGACTCATCCATTTCAGCATGGATGTTAAAAAAACAAAAATATAAAGTAGAAGGTTTATTTATGAAAAACTGGGAAGAAGATGACGAAAAGGGATATTGTAATTCTACTCAAGATTTATATGATGCAAGAAATGTATGTAAAAAATTAAATATATATCTTCATACAATAAATTTTTCTACAGAATATTGGGAACAGGTTTTTGAAAATTTTTTATATGAACATAAACAAGGAAATACGCCAAATCCTGATATATTATGCAATAAAAAAATTAAATTTAATTTATTTTTTAATTATGCTCTTAAAGAACTTGAAGCAGATTATATTGCTACAGGTCATTATGCTCGTATAAAAAAAATAAATAGAAGATATGTACTTTTAAAAGGTATTGATCTTAATAAAGATCAAAGTTATTTTTTATATACTTTAACTGAAGTTAAACTAAAAAAAATTTTATTTCCTATTGGAAATTTAATAAAAACTCAAGTGAGAAGTATCGCTAAAAAAATAAATTTAAAAGTCGCTGAAAAAAAAGATTCTACTGGTATTTGCTTTATTGGACCTAAAAAAATAAAAAAATTTTTAAGTCTGTATATTACTGAAAAAAAAGGTAATATAATTACAACTGACGGGAAAGTCATTGGGGAACATAACGGTATTTTTTATTACACTTTAGGACAAAGAAAAGGATTAGGTATTGGCGGAATAAAAGATAAATATAACATACCATGGTATGTAATAGAAAAAAATCTTAAAAAAAACACATTAACAGTTGCTCAAGGATCTTTTAATAAATCCCTTATGTCTATCGGTCTAATAGCTAAAAATATTCATTGGATTAATAATCAAGTATCTTTTCCTATTTCTTGTATGGTGAAAACAAGATATCGTCAAAAAGATATCATGTCTAATATAGAATGTATAAATAATAAATATATCAAGATAATTTTTGATCAACCCGTTAGAGCAGTTACACCAGGTCAATCAGTAGTGTTTTATTTATCAGAAAAATGTATAGGTGGGGGCATTATTAAATCTAGATTGCCATTATTATAA
- the lepB gene encoding signal peptidase I, giving the protein MANILTIFLLIITFFTGIFWIFYRIKKIKNYLINKKIIKKNDIYQKNTLNLNNQICFFESLASYFPIFLLIFIIRSFFYEPFQIPSGSMMPTLLVGDFILVEKFSYAIKEPITHKTLINISHPKRGDIVVFKYPRDNKIDYIKRVVGLPGDKIKYDIHNKHIKIYPNYLNRNNCKKKLFISYSKAKSSNFIQKIYFLNKNDFTERKKIYNSLYFDIVQENIDNLKHNILFLNNIENPQQNYYQQKNMPKLTWIVPKGQYFMMGDSRDNSLDSRYWGFVPETNLVGKAIKIWMSFDKNENEWPTGIRINRIGNIY; this is encoded by the coding sequence ATGGCTAATATACTAACTATTTTTTTATTAATTATTACATTTTTTACTGGAATATTTTGGATATTTTATCGTATAAAAAAGATTAAAAATTATTTAATTAATAAAAAAATAATTAAAAAAAATGATATATACCAAAAAAATACACTAAACTTAAACAATCAAATATGTTTTTTTGAATCTTTAGCATCTTATTTCCCAATTTTTTTATTAATATTTATTATACGCTCATTTTTTTATGAACCTTTTCAAATTCCTTCAGGTTCTATGATGCCTACACTTTTAGTTGGAGACTTTATTTTAGTAGAAAAATTTTCATATGCTATTAAAGAACCAATTACACACAAAACATTAATAAATATAAGCCATCCTAAACGTGGAGATATTGTCGTTTTTAAATATCCCCGTGATAATAAAATAGATTATATTAAACGTGTAGTTGGATTGCCCGGTGATAAAATTAAATATGATATTCATAATAAACATATCAAAATATATCCAAATTACTTAAATAGAAACAATTGCAAAAAAAAATTATTTATTAGTTATTCAAAAGCTAAATCAAGTAATTTTATTCAAAAAATATATTTTTTGAATAAAAATGACTTTACAGAAAGAAAAAAAATATATAATTCATTGTATTTTGATATTGTTCAAGAAAATATCGACAACTTAAAACATAATATATTATTCTTAAATAACATTGAAAATCCACAACAAAATTACTATCAACAAAAAAACATGCCTAAGTTAACTTGGATAGTACCAAAGGGTCAATATTTTATGATGGGAGATAGTCGTGATAATAGTCTAGATAGTCGTTATTGGGGTTTTGTGCCCGAGACAAACTTAGTGGGAAAAGCCATTAAAATATGGATGAGTTTTGATAAAAATGAAAATGAATGGCCTACTGGCATACGTATAAATAGAATTGGAAATATATATTAG
- the lepA gene encoding translation elongation factor 4, protein MKNIRNFSIIAHIDHGKSTLSDRLIQICGGLSEREMSHQVLDSMDLERERGITIKAQSVMIDYKNETGDIFHLNFIDTPGHVDFSYEVSRSLAACEGALLVVDATQGVEAQTLANCYTALEMNLEIVPVLNKIDLVNSNPDKVAEQIEDIIGISALDAIRCSSKTGQGIKELIERIITDIPSPNGSIENPLQALIIDSWFDNYLGVVSLIRIKNGILFEKDQIQVMSTGKNYFVEQLGVFTPKKLNKNKLKCGEVGWIICGIKNIIAAPVGDTLTQAKNPAKNVLMGFKKIKPQIYAGLFPMVSDQYKTFRDALGKLSLNDSSLFYEPENSTALGFGFRCGFLGLLHMEIIQARLEREYGIDLISTAPTVIYKVELLNGKIIYLDSPSSFPMMTNIKKIEEPIVECNILSPPQFLGSVINLCIKKRGVQTNMVYHTHQVSLKYNIPMNEVVLNFFDELKSVSKGYASLEYDFKFFQSAKIVRIDILINSEKVDALTILVHHKYAQYRAREIVDKMKTLIPRHQFDISIQAIINNSIVARSTIKQLRKNVLAKCYGGDVSRKKKLLQKQKDGKRRMKKIGNVNMPKQAFLEILNTSKN, encoded by the coding sequence ATGAAAAATATAAGAAATTTTTCTATTATAGCCCATATTGATCATGGAAAATCAACTTTATCTGATCGGTTAATACAAATATGTGGTGGTTTATCTGAAAGAGAAATGTCTCATCAAGTGCTAGATTCTATGGATTTAGAAAGAGAAAGAGGCATTACTATTAAAGCTCAAAGTGTTATGATTGATTACAAGAATGAAACTGGAGATATTTTTCATTTAAATTTTATTGATACTCCAGGTCATGTTGATTTTTCTTACGAAGTTTCACGATCGTTAGCGGCATGTGAAGGAGCATTATTAGTTGTAGATGCTACTCAAGGAGTTGAAGCGCAAACTTTAGCCAATTGTTACACAGCATTGGAAATGAATCTAGAAATTGTTCCAGTTTTAAATAAAATAGATCTAGTTAATTCAAATCCAGATAAGGTTGCAGAACAAATAGAAGACATTATAGGAATATCTGCTCTAGATGCTATTAGGTGTTCATCTAAAACAGGACAAGGCATTAAAGAATTAATAGAACGGATTATTACTGATATTCCTTCTCCGAATGGTTCGATAGAGAATCCCCTTCAAGCTTTAATTATTGATTCATGGTTTGATAACTATTTAGGTGTCGTATCTTTAATAAGAATTAAAAATGGAATTTTATTTGAAAAGGATCAAATTCAAGTCATGAGTACAGGAAAAAATTATTTTGTTGAACAATTAGGAGTTTTTACTCCTAAAAAATTGAATAAAAACAAATTAAAATGCGGTGAAGTAGGTTGGATTATTTGCGGTATTAAAAACATTATAGCTGCTCCTGTTGGGGATACATTAACTCAAGCTAAAAATCCTGCAAAAAATGTTTTGATGGGATTTAAAAAAATCAAACCCCAAATATATGCGGGTTTGTTTCCTATGGTATCGGATCAATATAAAACATTTAGAGATGCATTAGGAAAACTTAGTTTAAATGATTCTTCTCTATTTTATGAACCGGAAAATTCTACAGCTCTTGGATTTGGATTTAGATGTGGATTTTTAGGTTTATTACATATGGAAATCATTCAAGCACGTTTAGAAAGGGAATATGGGATTGATTTAATTTCTACTGCACCCACAGTGATTTATAAAGTAGAATTATTAAATGGAAAAATTATTTATTTAGATAGTCCTTCTAGTTTTCCGATGATGACCAATATAAAAAAAATTGAAGAACCTATAGTTGAATGTAATATTTTATCACCTCCTCAATTTCTGGGATCAGTTATTAACTTGTGTATAAAAAAAAGAGGTGTTCAAACTAACATGGTTTATCATACACATCAAGTATCATTAAAATACAATATACCTATGAACGAAGTAGTATTAAATTTTTTTGATGAACTAAAATCGGTTTCTAAAGGATATGCTTCGTTAGAATATGATTTTAAATTTTTTCAATCTGCGAAAATAGTAAGAATAGATATATTAATTAACTCGGAAAAAGTCGATGCATTAACAATTCTCGTACATCATAAATATGCACAATATCGTGCTCGTGAAATAGTTGATAAAATGAAAACATTAATACCTAGGCATCAATTTGATATATCCATTCAAGCTATAATTAATAATTCTATTGTGGCACGTTCGACTATTAAACAATTAAGAAAAAATGTACTAGCAAAATGCTATGGTGGAGATGTTAGCAGAAAAAAGAAATTATTACAAAAACAAAAAGATGGAAAAAGAAGAATGAAAAAAATAGGAAATGTTAATATGCCTAAACAAGCATTTCTAGAAATTTTAAATACTAGTAAAAATTAA
- the grpE gene encoding nucleotide exchange factor GrpE, with product MINKEEKKLEKEQENYKDITIDDNKNNNLIKENLIKFLEIQLKESEEKILEVEMITEKEIISVYNRLDKEIEKARKFSLEKLIIDFLPIIDNIERALNIIETNKSDTNYIAIFKQLKNTSDLLKKFFTLLQVKKIDDINISFNPTIHEAMSIHYTDEMESNQIVTVMQPGYLLHESRLLRPAMVMVSKKKT from the coding sequence ATGATAAATAAAGAAGAAAAAAAATTGGAAAAAGAACAAGAAAACTATAAAGATATAACAATAGACGATAATAAAAATAATAATTTAATAAAAGAAAATTTGATTAAATTCTTAGAAATTCAATTAAAAGAATCTGAAGAAAAAATACTAGAAGTAGAAATGATAACTGAAAAAGAAATAATATCAGTTTATAATAGGTTAGATAAAGAAATTGAAAAAGCTAGAAAATTTTCTTTAGAAAAATTAATTATAGATTTCTTACCTATTATTGATAATATCGAACGTGCATTAAATATAATAGAAACAAATAAATCTGATACTAATTATATAGCAATTTTCAAACAATTAAAAAATACCTCTGATTTATTAAAAAAATTTTTTACTTTATTACAGGTAAAAAAAATAGATGATATAAATATATCATTTAATCCAACAATTCATGAAGCCATGTCAATTCATTATACTGATGAGATGGAATCGAATCAAATAGTTACAGTTATGCAACCTGGCTATCTTCTACATGAATCTCGTTTATTGCGCCCTGCTATGGTAATGGTTTCAAAGAAAAAAACATAA
- the hflD gene encoding high frequency lysogenization protein HflD yields MIKKMYSITLSLAGICQSVHLVQQLAQSGKCDRDAFKVSLQSILEINPDSVIKIYGNHEKNLNVGLKKLVSILTFSNFSFSYIELIKYIFDMMIVERKLKKDHMATCSLKKKILIVSSEYYINNNIHILTSQLAKIYLDIISSLGSRILVKGVKVFLQDFTIQEKIRCLLLSGIRSIVLWKQFGGNQIKLIYFRYYIIRKAKKILFNLKN; encoded by the coding sequence GTGATTAAAAAAATGTATTCAATTACATTATCACTTGCAGGTATTTGTCAGTCAGTTCATTTAGTACAACAATTAGCTCAATCGGGAAAATGCGATAGAGATGCATTTAAAGTATCTTTACAAAGTATTTTAGAAATCAATCCTGATTCTGTGATAAAAATATATGGTAATCATGAAAAAAATTTAAATGTAGGATTAAAAAAATTAGTATCGATTTTAACTTTTTCTAATTTTTCTTTTTCATATATAGAATTAATTAAATATATTTTTGACATGATGATTGTTGAAAGAAAATTAAAAAAAGATCATATGGCAACTTGTTCTTTAAAAAAAAAAATATTAATTGTATCTAGCGAGTATTATATTAATAATAATATTCATATTTTAACTAGTCAATTAGCGAAAATATATCTCGATATTATTAGTTCTTTAGGTTCTCGCATTTTAGTTAAAGGAGTTAAAGTTTTTTTACAAGATTTTACAATCCAGGAAAAAATTCGTTGCTTGTTACTTTCAGGTATTCGTTCTATAGTTCTATGGAAACAATTTGGCGGAAATCAAATAAAGTTAATATATTTTAGATATTATATTATTAGAAAAGCAAAAAAAATATTGTTTAATTTAAAAAATTAG
- the tadA gene encoding tRNA adenosine(34) deaminase TadA: MKKDIKWMKLALKYAYYAKKKGEIPIGAVLIFEERILGIGWNNSISQNDPTAHAEIIALRNAAKKIKNYRLLNTTLYVTLEPCIMCCGAIIHSRIKRLVFGTPCKTFSDRCSLKHIFSNSEKDYKLNIEKNIMQKECASILVNFFQKKRQEKYISLNNLN, from the coding sequence ATGAAAAAAGATATAAAATGGATGAAATTAGCATTAAAATATGCATATTATGCTAAAAAAAAAGGTGAAATTCCTATAGGTGCAGTATTAATTTTTGAAGAAAGAATTCTTGGAATTGGTTGGAATAATTCTATTTCTCAAAATGATCCTACTGCACATGCAGAAATTATAGCATTGCGCAATGCAGCAAAAAAAATAAAAAATTATAGATTATTAAATACTACATTATATGTAACTTTAGAGCCTTGTATTATGTGTTGTGGAGCAATCATACATAGTCGTATTAAACGTTTAGTATTCGGTACACCTTGTAAAACATTTAGTGACAGATGCTCTTTAAAACATATTTTTTCAAATTCAGAAAAAGACTATAAACTAAACATCGAAAAAAATATTATGCAAAAAGAATGTGCTAGTATTTTAGTTAATTTCTTTCAGAAAAAAAGACAAGAAAAGTATATATCTTTAAATAATTTAAATTAA
- the rnc gene encoding ribonuclease III, translating into MNYIVTKKIQKVLGYTFTHKDLLKQALTHRSASSKHNERLEFLGDSILSFVIANALYQHFPYIDEGDMSRMRATLVRGNTLAEIACEFDLGEYLKLGQGELKSGGFRRESILANAVEALIGSIYLDSNIQTVEELILKWYEKRLEKISPGDTQKDPKTRLQEYLQSKHLSLPTYFIVAVYGEAHNQLFTIHCKVNTISEYLIGTGSSRRKAEQDAAQKALIKLGVE; encoded by the coding sequence ATGAACTATATAGTAACAAAAAAAATACAAAAAGTATTGGGATATACTTTTACTCATAAAGATCTTTTAAAACAAGCTTTAACACATCGTAGTGCAAGTAGTAAACACAATGAAAGATTAGAGTTTTTAGGTGATTCTATTTTAAGCTTCGTCATTGCTAATGCTTTATATCAACATTTTCCATACATTGATGAGGGCGACATGAGTCGCATGAGGGCAACTTTAGTACGTGGTAATACCTTAGCGGAAATTGCATGCGAATTTGATTTGGGAGAATATTTAAAACTAGGGCAAGGAGAACTAAAAAGTGGTGGATTCCGTCGCGAATCTATTTTAGCAAATGCTGTAGAAGCTCTTATTGGAAGTATTTATTTAGATAGTAATATTCAAACTGTAGAAGAACTGATATTAAAATGGTACGAAAAACGTTTAGAAAAAATAAGCCCTGGAGATACTCAAAAAGATCCTAAAACACGATTGCAGGAATATTTACAATCAAAACATTTGTCTTTGCCTACATATTTTATAGTGGCAGTATATGGTGAAGCCCATAATCAATTATTTACTATTCACTGTAAAGTAAACACTATTTCAGAGTATTTAATCGGGACTGGTTCTAGTAGAAGAAAAGCCGAACAAGATGCGGCACAGAAAGCATTAATTAAATTAGGTGTAGAGTGA